In the Gossypium raimondii isolate GPD5lz chromosome 9, ASM2569854v1, whole genome shotgun sequence genome, one interval contains:
- the LOC105797489 gene encoding uncharacterized protein LOC105797489 codes for MRNDINFSVRDQVFLTVSPWKKVMRFCWKGQLSPRFIRPYRILKRIRLVAYQLELPSKLDCIHDVFHISMLRRYQSDSSHVVSIKEIEVMPDFEEEPIQILEREVKVLIKRWIPLVKVLWRNHGTKEAT; via the coding sequence ATGAGAAATGATATAAATTTCAGTGTCAGGGATCAGGTATTCCTTACAGTATCTCCATGGAAAAAGGTTATGAGATTTTGTTGGAAGGGCCAGTTGAGCCCAAGGTTTATTAGGCCTTATAGGATCCTTAAGAGGATTCGACTAGTGGCTTATCAATTAGAGTTGCCTTCGAAGCTGGACTGTATTCATGACGTGTTCCATATCTCTATGCTGAGGCGGTACCAATCTGACTCATCTCATGTGGTTTCGATTAAGGAGATTGAGGTCATGCCAGATTTTGAGGAGGAGCCAATTCAGATCTTGGAGCGTGAGGTTAAGGTTTTGATCAAAAGGTGGATTCCATTGGTAAAGGTCTTATGGCGAAATCATGGCACTAAGGAGGCTACTTGA